A single genomic interval of Streptomyces sp. NBC_01296 harbors:
- a CDS encoding nuclear transport factor 2 family protein: MTLQAGTGPQAAAAFGALYAEVQQFYAHQMQLLDLGESQRWAETFTEDAVFDVPTLPQPVRGRAGLVTATSRSAAQLAEAGQRHRHFMGMFDVCERPDGAVGVRSYAIVYASQIGGESRVHRVCVCEDVLVRVEGALRVATRRVTRDDLV, encoded by the coding sequence ATGACCCTCCAGGCCGGCACGGGACCACAGGCGGCCGCGGCCTTCGGTGCCCTGTACGCCGAGGTCCAGCAGTTCTACGCCCACCAGATGCAGCTGCTGGACCTCGGTGAGTCGCAGCGCTGGGCCGAGACGTTCACCGAGGACGCCGTCTTCGACGTGCCGACGCTGCCGCAGCCGGTGCGCGGACGGGCGGGCCTGGTCACGGCGACCAGCCGCAGCGCCGCGCAGCTGGCCGAGGCCGGCCAGCGCCACCGGCACTTCATGGGCATGTTCGACGTCTGCGAGCGCCCGGACGGCGCCGTCGGCGTCCGTTCGTACGCGATCGTCTACGCCTCGCAGATCGGCGGCGAGTCCCGGGTGCACCGCGTGTGCGTCTGCGAGGACGTGCTGGTCCGTGTCGAGGGCGCCCTGCGGGTCGCGACCCGCCGTGTCACCCGCGACGACCTGGTCTGA
- the fabG gene encoding 3-oxoacyl-ACP reductase FabG produces the protein MKPETKPVALVTGGTSGIGLAVVRDLARRGHRVFLCARTEQQVKQTVEDLRAEGLEVEGSAADVRDPASVKALVAAAVEAFGPVSILVNNAGRSGGGPTADLTDELWYDVIDTNLNSVFLLTREVLKYGGLEGASYGRIINIASTAGKQGVVLGAPYSASKHGVVGFTKALGNELAPTGITVNAVCPGYVETPMAQRVRSGYAAAYDTSEEQIKQKFTAKIPLGRYSTPEEVAGLVGYLTTDVASSITSQALNVCGGLGNF, from the coding sequence ATGAAGCCAGAGACGAAGCCAGTGGCCCTGGTCACCGGGGGCACGAGCGGGATCGGACTGGCCGTGGTCCGCGACCTCGCCCGCCGCGGCCACCGCGTCTTCCTCTGCGCCCGCACCGAGCAGCAGGTCAAGCAGACCGTGGAGGACCTGCGGGCCGAAGGCCTCGAGGTCGAGGGTTCCGCCGCAGACGTCCGTGACCCCGCATCCGTCAAGGCGCTGGTCGCCGCCGCGGTCGAGGCCTTCGGCCCCGTCTCGATCCTCGTGAACAACGCCGGCCGCAGCGGCGGCGGCCCGACCGCCGACCTCACGGACGAGCTCTGGTACGACGTCATCGACACCAACCTGAACAGCGTCTTCCTGCTGACCCGCGAGGTGCTCAAGTACGGCGGGCTCGAGGGCGCCTCCTACGGGCGGATCATCAACATCGCCTCCACCGCCGGCAAGCAGGGCGTGGTGCTGGGCGCCCCCTACTCGGCCTCCAAGCACGGTGTCGTCGGCTTCACCAAGGCGCTCGGCAACGAGCTCGCCCCCACCGGCATCACCGTCAACGCGGTCTGCCCCGGATACGTCGAGACCCCGATGGCCCAGCGCGTGCGCTCCGGCTACGCGGCCGCGTACGACACCTCCGAGGAGCAGATCAAGCAGAAGTTCACCGCGAAGATCCCGCTCGGCCGCTACTCCACCCCCGAGGAGGTGGCCGGCCTGGTCGGCTACCTGACCACCGACGTGGCCTCGTCCATCACCTCGCAGGCGCTCAACGTCTGCGGCGGCCTCGGCAACTTCTGA
- a CDS encoding aromatase/cyclase has product MSAERVHRTTHDVTVAAPAGVVYGLISDAVQWPLYFPPNVHVERLEFDGTHERLRMWATANGRIKSWTSKRTLDVAQRRIAFRQEVPASPLESMGGTWIVEPRGAASCRLVLLHDFTVAGDNAENVAWVERATDTNSRAELGNIKQLAEGWERLDDLVMSFEDSVRVEGPAERVYSFLHRVQDWPTLVPHVSRLDVTEPEPGVQVMSMDTLTADGSSHTTESVRVCFPHARRIVYKQTATPLLMSAHTGEWSLVEDETGVTVTSQHSVVLREENITRVLGPQAGIAECRRYVREALGRNSTATLNLAKAHAESATGEQSRDGARAA; this is encoded by the coding sequence ATGTCCGCTGAGCGTGTGCACCGCACGACGCACGACGTCACCGTCGCCGCACCCGCCGGGGTGGTCTACGGCCTGATCTCCGACGCTGTCCAGTGGCCGCTGTACTTCCCGCCCAACGTCCACGTCGAACGCCTGGAGTTCGACGGGACGCACGAGCGGCTGCGCATGTGGGCCACCGCCAACGGCCGGATCAAGTCCTGGACCTCGAAGCGCACCCTGGACGTGGCGCAGCGCCGCATCGCATTCCGCCAGGAGGTCCCGGCCTCCCCGCTGGAGTCGATGGGCGGCACCTGGATCGTCGAGCCGCGCGGTGCCGCCTCCTGCCGGCTGGTCCTGCTGCACGACTTCACGGTCGCCGGCGACAACGCCGAGAACGTCGCGTGGGTCGAGCGCGCCACCGACACCAACAGCCGGGCCGAGCTCGGCAACATCAAGCAGCTCGCCGAGGGCTGGGAGCGCCTCGACGACCTCGTGATGTCCTTCGAGGACTCCGTGCGCGTCGAGGGCCCGGCCGAGCGCGTCTACTCCTTCCTCCACCGCGTCCAGGACTGGCCGACGCTGGTCCCGCACGTCTCCCGCCTCGACGTCACCGAGCCGGAGCCGGGCGTCCAGGTGATGTCCATGGACACCCTGACCGCCGACGGCAGCTCCCACACGACCGAGTCGGTCCGGGTCTGCTTCCCGCACGCCCGCCGCATCGTCTACAAGCAGACGGCGACGCCCCTGCTGATGTCGGCGCACACCGGCGAGTGGTCGCTCGTCGAGGACGAGACCGGCGTGACCGTCACCTCGCAGCACAGCGTCGTGCTGCGCGAGGAGAACATCACCCGCGTCCTGGGTCCCCAGGCCGGGATCGCCGAATGCCGCCGCTACGTCCGTGAAGCGCTCGGCCGCAACAGCACGGCGACCCTCAATCTCGCCAAGGCACATGCCGAGTCCGCCACCGGGGAGCAGAGCCGGGACGGAGCCCGGGCGGCCTGA
- a CDS encoding FkbM family methyltransferase — MTPNTIIAEERHEAAGPPAGPLPWHLALVSGANGASLDAGLAALKNAPAGAPAAASPVTRRTVGAGSATHRGAVLTGPEGPVELGAKEQDATEAPLAFLFPGLGDHYLGMGRDLYRDFPVFRAEVDRCAELLAPELGLDIREVVFPATADETADADRAPAMDLRRMLGRDSAPVSAEERRLNATKLAQPVLFVIEYALAGLWRSWGARPAVLTGYSLGEYVAATLAGVLSLKDALTLVARRAALIDTLPQGAMLAVMLPEPDVSAELGPNLSLSAVNGDSFCVVAGPEEDIAALEASLRARDVINRRVTTTHAFHSTMMEPIADQVTELARTLTLKRPSIPYISNVTGQLITDEQATDPGYWARHLVSPVRFADGLRAIGADHALLEAGPGQTLSSLAAEVRGAGTGTVVASMRHPLERRSDTSVALKALGRLWLAGGAVDWTAFPAEALAVDGAAPAGALAPAAEDGPSATEQELHALWARLLKTEELPRDVSFFELGGNSLLATRLILRITRAFGTEPTLRQVYEWATLARMAKAIDALRAGRDPQAELDGDTSGSSHTGSSLARFELPNGMMVSHQNEAETRHFYEDIFDHRVYGKNGITLSDGATVVDVGGNIGLFTLFAHYEAKNVKIYTFEPAPPLFELLGRNVAEHGADATLFNIGISDEESEANLTFYPRSSGMSSFHPDEAEEKHNLRTIIANQREAGGDEAADELAGYTEELMDVRFEAIEFTARLRPLSAIIREQNIERIDLIKIDVQKSERQVIDGIADEDWPKIQQMVLEAHDADGEVARLVALLESRGFHAEAEQDELYAGTDIYNIYAVRGAR, encoded by the coding sequence ATGACCCCCAACACGATCATCGCCGAGGAGAGGCACGAAGCGGCCGGTCCGCCGGCCGGTCCGCTCCCGTGGCACCTCGCCCTGGTCAGCGGGGCCAACGGCGCCTCCCTTGACGCCGGTCTCGCCGCACTCAAGAACGCCCCCGCCGGTGCCCCCGCGGCCGCCTCCCCGGTGACCCGCCGCACCGTCGGCGCGGGCTCCGCGACGCACCGCGGCGCCGTGCTGACCGGCCCCGAGGGCCCGGTCGAGCTGGGCGCCAAGGAGCAGGACGCCACCGAGGCGCCGCTGGCCTTCCTCTTCCCGGGCCTGGGTGACCACTACCTCGGCATGGGCCGCGACCTGTACCGCGACTTCCCGGTCTTCCGCGCCGAGGTCGACCGCTGCGCCGAGCTGCTGGCCCCCGAACTCGGCCTGGACATCCGCGAGGTCGTCTTCCCGGCCACCGCCGACGAGACCGCCGACGCGGACCGGGCCCCGGCCATGGACCTGCGCCGCATGCTCGGCCGCGACAGTGCACCCGTCAGCGCCGAGGAGCGCCGGCTGAACGCCACGAAGCTGGCGCAGCCCGTCCTCTTCGTCATCGAGTACGCGCTCGCCGGCCTGTGGCGCAGCTGGGGCGCCCGCCCCGCCGTCCTGACCGGCTACAGCCTCGGCGAGTACGTCGCCGCGACGCTGGCCGGCGTGCTCTCCCTCAAGGACGCCCTGACCCTGGTCGCCCGGCGCGCCGCGCTCATCGACACGCTGCCGCAGGGCGCGATGCTCGCCGTCATGCTGCCGGAGCCGGACGTGTCCGCCGAGCTCGGACCGAACCTCTCCCTGTCCGCCGTCAACGGGGACTCGTTCTGCGTGGTCGCGGGACCGGAGGAGGACATCGCGGCGCTGGAGGCCTCGCTGCGCGCCCGCGACGTCATCAACCGCCGCGTGACCACCACGCACGCCTTCCACTCCACCATGATGGAGCCGATCGCGGACCAGGTCACCGAGCTCGCGAGGACGCTGACCCTCAAGCGCCCGAGCATCCCGTACATCTCGAACGTCACCGGGCAGCTCATCACCGACGAGCAGGCCACCGACCCCGGCTACTGGGCCCGCCACCTGGTCAGCCCGGTCCGCTTCGCCGACGGCCTGCGCGCCATCGGCGCGGACCACGCCCTGCTCGAGGCCGGCCCCGGCCAGACGCTGAGCAGCCTGGCCGCCGAGGTCCGCGGAGCCGGCACCGGTACCGTCGTCGCCTCGATGCGCCACCCGCTGGAGCGCCGCTCCGACACCTCCGTCGCCCTCAAGGCGCTCGGCCGGCTGTGGCTGGCCGGCGGCGCGGTGGACTGGACGGCCTTCCCCGCCGAGGCCCTCGCGGTCGACGGCGCCGCCCCGGCCGGCGCCCTGGCGCCCGCCGCCGAGGACGGGCCGAGCGCCACCGAGCAGGAGCTGCACGCCCTGTGGGCCCGGCTGCTGAAGACCGAGGAACTCCCCCGGGACGTCTCCTTCTTCGAGCTCGGCGGCAACTCGCTGCTGGCCACCCGCCTGATCCTGCGCATCACCCGCGCCTTCGGTACCGAGCCGACCCTGCGCCAGGTGTACGAATGGGCGACGCTGGCCCGGATGGCGAAGGCCATCGACGCGCTGCGCGCCGGCCGCGACCCGCAGGCCGAGCTGGACGGCGACACCTCGGGCTCCTCGCACACCGGCAGCTCGCTCGCCCGCTTCGAGCTGCCCAACGGCATGATGGTCTCCCACCAGAACGAGGCGGAGACCCGCCACTTCTACGAGGACATTTTCGACCACCGCGTCTACGGCAAGAACGGGATCACCCTCTCCGACGGCGCCACCGTCGTCGACGTCGGCGGCAACATCGGCCTCTTCACGCTCTTCGCGCACTACGAGGCCAAGAACGTGAAGATCTACACGTTCGAGCCGGCCCCGCCGCTGTTCGAGCTCCTGGGCCGCAACGTCGCCGAGCACGGCGCCGACGCCACGCTGTTCAACATCGGCATTTCCGACGAGGAGTCCGAGGCGAACCTCACCTTCTACCCCCGCAGCTCCGGCATGTCCTCGTTCCACCCGGACGAGGCGGAGGAGAAGCACAACCTGCGCACCATCATCGCGAACCAGCGCGAGGCCGGCGGGGACGAGGCGGCCGACGAGCTCGCCGGGTACACCGAAGAGCTGATGGACGTGCGCTTCGAGGCGATCGAGTTCACCGCCAGGCTGCGCCCGCTGAGCGCGATCATCCGCGAGCAGAACATCGAGCGCATCGACCTCATCAAGATCGACGTGCAGAAGAGCGAGCGCCAGGTCATCGACGGCATCGCCGACGAGGACTGGCCCAAGATCCAGCAGATGGTGCTGGAGGCGCACGACGCCGACGGTGAGGTGGCCCGTCTGGTCGCGCTCCTGGAGAGCCGCGGGTTCCACGCCGAGGCCGAACAGGACGAGCTCTACGCCGGCACGGACATCTACAACATCTACGCCGTACGCGGCGCACGCTAA
- a CDS encoding 3-hydroxyacyl-CoA dehydrogenase family protein, giving the protein MEFTTAGVVGAGVMGVGVAQNLAQTGHRVVLVDLSEEILDNARKELRNSLRAFAMFNRKAAVDPAEIFEKIEFTTDYEQLAKADFVVENVTEEWAIKEKVYKELDRICRPEVVFAVNTSAISITRVGSVTSRPERVVGMHFMNPVPLKPMVEVIRGYHTTPETIDTARRFLAELGKECIVVEDVPGFVSNRVLMLTINEAVFLVQDGVAPAADVDRIFKTCFDHKMGPLETADLIGLDTILKSVEVLYESFNDDKYRPAPLLKKMVAAGLLGRKSGQGFHTYR; this is encoded by the coding sequence ATGGAATTCACGACAGCAGGAGTCGTCGGAGCCGGCGTCATGGGCGTCGGAGTCGCACAGAACCTCGCCCAGACCGGCCACCGCGTCGTTCTGGTCGACCTCTCCGAGGAGATCCTCGACAACGCCCGCAAGGAGCTCCGCAACAGCCTCCGCGCGTTCGCGATGTTCAACCGCAAGGCCGCGGTCGACCCCGCCGAGATCTTCGAGAAGATCGAGTTCACGACCGACTACGAGCAGCTCGCCAAGGCGGACTTCGTCGTCGAGAACGTGACCGAGGAATGGGCGATCAAGGAGAAGGTCTACAAGGAGCTCGACCGGATCTGCCGGCCCGAGGTCGTCTTCGCCGTCAACACCTCGGCCATCTCCATCACCCGCGTCGGCTCGGTCACCAGCCGTCCCGAGCGCGTCGTCGGCATGCACTTCATGAACCCGGTGCCGCTCAAGCCGATGGTCGAGGTCATCCGCGGCTACCACACCACCCCCGAGACCATCGACACCGCACGCCGCTTCCTGGCCGAGCTGGGCAAGGAGTGCATCGTCGTCGAGGACGTGCCGGGGTTCGTCTCCAACCGCGTCCTGATGCTCACCATCAACGAGGCCGTCTTCCTGGTCCAGGACGGCGTGGCCCCCGCAGCCGACGTCGACCGCATCTTCAAGACCTGCTTCGACCACAAGATGGGCCCTCTGGAGACCGCCGACCTCATCGGTCTCGACACCATCCTGAAATCCGTCGAAGTGCTCTACGAGAGCTTCAACGACGACAAGTACCGGCCGGCGCCCCTGCTCAAGAAGATGGTCGCCGCCGGCCTGCTCGGCCGGAAGAGCGGCCAGGGATTCCACACGTACCGCTGA
- a CDS encoding acyl carrier protein, with product MSTDNKARIAEYLSRFIPVQDLKDDQDIFELSFVSSMFAMQLVSFVEHEFGITVENEDLELEYFRSINALDAFVSRKLAAPVAP from the coding sequence ATGAGCACGGACAACAAGGCCAGGATCGCGGAGTACCTCTCCCGCTTCATCCCGGTGCAGGACCTCAAGGACGACCAGGACATCTTCGAGCTCAGCTTCGTCAGCTCGATGTTCGCGATGCAGCTCGTCTCCTTCGTGGAGCACGAGTTCGGCATCACCGTCGAGAACGAGGACCTGGAGCTGGAGTACTTCCGCTCCATCAACGCACTCGACGCGTTCGTCAGCCGCAAGCTGGCCGCGCCGGTCGCCCCGTAG